One genomic region from Kineobactrum salinum encodes:
- a CDS encoding DUF885 domain-containing protein yields the protein MPVTRISRPARSLYACLVLAWLVHASSALAGDARAATDELHAWLDGQYEEELQFSPIELTTLGRHELYDQIDDFSEAADQRFLAWFRNSVQQLRQRFDPDTLSLEGQLSRDFWIYRLQRLEQADAFRRQQYIFTQVSTPHTNLPKLLINYHQVDSPQDMEAYISRLHGIGRALRQLLERARAAAVDDIRPPRFAYDTVIEQANGIITGAPFTDSGDDSALWADLTAKLTALEQAGDIGRETATELQQRAREALLGDFREAYQELVSWLRQDRTHAAAEALGVHALPAGEAYYAERLQYNTTLDMKADRIHRLGLEEVARIRQQMGAIMDQVGFEGTLDDFFDFVRTDEQFYYPDTDEGRQAFITETEQYLDRIEAQLPRYFGVLPKAPLRVKRVEAFRERAGGSAFYEEGTADGSRPGVYYMHLSDMNANNRSDLQTTAYHEGSPGHHMQLSIALESTTLPMFRRHVWYSAYGEGWALYAERVAGEMGLYDNPYNDFGRLSAEIFRAIRLVVDTGMHARGWSEERAVEYMMANSPIPEPSARSEIRRYLVWPGQAVSYKIGMQKLLELRESARRQLGEDFDIRGFHDTVLAGGSLPLSLLERRVDAWIARQQS from the coding sequence ATGCCAGTTACCCGTATATCCCGCCCTGCCCGTAGCCTGTATGCCTGCCTGGTGCTGGCCTGGCTGGTTCATGCCAGCTCTGCGCTTGCCGGCGATGCACGGGCCGCAACCGATGAACTGCATGCCTGGCTGGACGGCCAGTACGAAGAGGAACTGCAGTTCTCGCCCATCGAGCTCACTACGCTCGGCCGGCACGAGCTGTACGATCAGATTGATGATTTCAGCGAGGCAGCCGACCAGCGTTTCCTGGCCTGGTTTCGCAACAGCGTACAGCAGTTGCGGCAACGCTTTGACCCGGATACGTTGAGCCTGGAAGGGCAGCTGTCGCGGGATTTCTGGATCTACCGGCTTCAGCGCCTGGAACAGGCCGATGCCTTCCGGCGCCAGCAGTATATCTTCACTCAGGTAAGTACGCCTCATACCAATTTGCCCAAACTGCTGATCAACTATCACCAGGTGGACAGCCCGCAGGATATGGAGGCCTATATCAGCCGCCTGCACGGCATCGGGAGGGCACTGCGGCAATTGCTGGAGCGGGCCAGGGCGGCAGCTGTCGATGACATCCGGCCACCGCGTTTTGCCTACGATACCGTGATCGAACAGGCCAACGGCATCATCACGGGGGCACCGTTCACCGACAGTGGCGATGATTCCGCGCTGTGGGCTGACCTCACCGCCAAGCTCACAGCTCTGGAGCAGGCCGGCGACATTGGCCGGGAAACTGCCACAGAGCTGCAGCAGCGGGCCCGGGAGGCGCTGCTCGGAGACTTCCGGGAGGCCTACCAGGAACTGGTCAGCTGGTTGCGCCAGGACCGTACCCACGCCGCCGCAGAAGCGCTGGGCGTGCACGCACTACCCGCAGGCGAGGCCTACTACGCCGAGCGGTTGCAATACAATACCACGCTGGACATGAAGGCTGACCGGATTCACCGGTTGGGGCTGGAGGAAGTGGCAAGGATCAGACAGCAGATGGGAGCCATCATGGACCAGGTGGGCTTCGAGGGCACGCTGGATGACTTCTTCGACTTTGTCCGCACCGATGAGCAATTCTATTATCCCGACACCGACGAGGGCCGCCAGGCCTTCATCACCGAAACCGAGCAGTACCTGGACCGCATCGAGGCACAGCTGCCACGGTACTTTGGTGTGCTGCCGAAGGCGCCATTGCGGGTGAAACGGGTGGAAGCCTTCCGCGAGCGAGCGGGCGGCTCGGCGTTTTATGAAGAAGGTACCGCCGACGGCAGTCGGCCGGGCGTATATTACATGCACTTGTCGGACATGAACGCCAACAATCGCAGCGACCTGCAGACCACGGCCTACCACGAAGGCAGCCCCGGCCACCACATGCAGCTCTCCATCGCGCTGGAGAGTACCACCCTGCCGATGTTTCGCCGCCATGTCTGGTATTCCGCCTACGGCGAAGGCTGGGCCTTGTATGCGGAACGGGTCGCCGGGGAAATGGGGCTATACGACAATCCCTACAATGATTTTGGCCGCCTCAGCGCCGAGATTTTCCGGGCCATCCGGCTGGTCGTGGACACCGGCATGCATGCCAGGGGCTGGAGCGAAGAGCGCGCAGTAGAATACATGATGGCCAACTCACCCATTCCCGAACCCTCGGCGCGCTCTGAAATACGCCGCTATCTGGTGTGGCCCGGCCAGGCCGTATCCTACAAGATAGGCATGCAGAAACTGCTGGAACTCAGGGAATCGGCGCGCCGGCAGCTGGGGGAGGACTTCGACATACGCGGCTTCCACGACACCGTCCTGGCTGGCGGCAGCCTGCCGCTGAGTCTCCTGGAGCGCCGGGTCGATGCCTGGATCGCCCGGCAACAATCCTGA
- a CDS encoding glutaminyl-peptide cyclotransferase — protein MRQLLLPCCLLLALISHTVAALEEYSYRVLEQQPQPRDHYVQGLQIVGGMLYVSTGRYGQSRLLQYRLSDGELIQQRRLHPRLFGEGLTVLGERVYQLTWRARRMLVYRRAELQLETTFTIPGEGWGLTDNGRELIYTDGGHHLHFLDPADGRPLRSIAVTEHGLPLPRLNELEWIDGKVWANIWQRDRIVIIDPVTGEVEASIDLRGLLPLPERRPDTDVLNGIARNPADGSVWVTGKNWPWRYRIELVPKPATAAESR, from the coding sequence GTGAGACAACTATTGCTGCCCTGCTGCCTGTTGCTGGCGCTGATCAGCCATACGGTCGCGGCGCTGGAGGAATACAGCTACCGGGTCCTCGAACAGCAACCGCAACCGCGCGACCACTATGTTCAGGGCCTGCAGATCGTCGGTGGTATGCTCTATGTCAGCACCGGCCGCTACGGTCAGTCCCGGTTGCTGCAGTACCGCCTGAGTGATGGCGAACTGATACAGCAGCGGCGCCTGCATCCGCGTCTGTTTGGCGAAGGGCTGACCGTACTGGGCGAGCGGGTCTACCAGCTGACCTGGCGGGCCCGACGGATGCTGGTCTACCGCCGGGCCGAACTCCAGCTGGAAACGACGTTCACCATTCCCGGCGAAGGCTGGGGCCTGACCGACAATGGCCGAGAGCTGATCTACACCGATGGTGGCCACCACCTGCACTTCCTCGATCCCGCGGACGGCCGGCCACTACGCAGTATCGCGGTGACCGAACACGGCCTACCACTACCGCGACTGAATGAGCTGGAGTGGATCGATGGCAAGGTTTGGGCCAATATCTGGCAACGCGACCGGATCGTGATAATCGACCCGGTGACCGGCGAGGTCGAAGCAAGTATCGACCTGCGCGGACTGTTACCGCTGCCGGAACGCCGGCCAGATACCGATGTGCTCAATGGCATCGCCCGCAACCCCGCCGATGGCTCTGTCTGGGTCACCGGCAAGAACTGGCCCTGGCGCTACCGTATTGAACTGGTACCGAAGCCGGCAACCGCCGCCGAATCGCGTTAG
- the mnmC gene encoding bifunctional tRNA (5-methylaminomethyl-2-thiouridine)(34)-methyltransferase MnmD/FAD-dependent 5-carboxymethylaminomethyl-2-thiouridine(34) oxidoreductase MnmC, translated as MNRSNEPLQALVPAELDWGDDGNPVSTRFGDIYFSRDNGLAESRHVFLAGNELPRRWREHGSTDFTIAETGFGSGLNFLVTWQAWRAYRQQCHSGARRLHYVSIEKFPLARDDLQRIHTPWPSLAGLCQELLARYPPPLPGPHRLLLEHGELTLDLWWGDIGQVLPDWLYRRRALVDAWYLDGFAPARNAAMWQAGLWPQVAALSRPGATVATFTAAGAVRRNLAAAGFKVLKTAGFGRKREQLCAALEKPVAMPAPAGTAWDIPRSCLPRPQELLVIGGGLAGCHTAAACARRGIRVTLLEREGIASAASGNAQGILYTRLSHRHSPATDFALASYGFAARLYRQMLEHGELQQGQQGELCGCLQQVTDSSELARMRPVLESLASLARVVDPVTASRLVGVNQPCAGYWLPEAGWIQPAALCRALLQHPLITVLAQSGPVQLGREAGSWVASAAGEPLARASHAVVAAGQHSAAFHGLDWLPLRMIRGQTTQLPPDPVRARLRAVLCHSGYIAPANAAGQCVGATFGLDDPDPAPRTADQSHNLQALAKALPDWETQLAELDRGALPARVAWRCASPDYLPLVGPVPDREAFVRDYGALRDNARQAIAVAGSCVPGLYLNTGHGSRGLTSTALAAELLAGQICDEPLPLEPELVRALAPARFLIRDLRRNRL; from the coding sequence ATGAATCGCAGCAATGAACCATTGCAGGCCCTGGTGCCGGCCGAGTTGGACTGGGGCGATGACGGCAACCCGGTGTCGACCCGGTTCGGGGATATTTATTTTTCCCGCGACAACGGCCTGGCCGAGAGCCGGCATGTCTTCCTGGCCGGGAACGAACTGCCCCGGCGGTGGCGTGAGCACGGGAGCACGGACTTCACAATCGCCGAAACCGGCTTTGGCAGCGGTCTGAACTTTCTGGTGACCTGGCAGGCCTGGCGCGCATACCGCCAGCAGTGCCACTCCGGAGCCCGGCGTCTGCACTATGTGTCGATAGAGAAATTTCCGCTCGCGCGTGACGACCTGCAGCGCATCCACACCCCTTGGCCGTCACTGGCCGGCTTGTGCCAGGAGTTGCTGGCCCGGTATCCGCCGCCGTTGCCGGGGCCCCACCGATTGCTGTTGGAGCACGGCGAGCTGACGCTGGACCTGTGGTGGGGTGATATCGGGCAGGTTTTGCCGGACTGGCTGTACCGGCGCCGCGCACTGGTGGACGCATGGTACCTGGATGGCTTTGCCCCGGCGCGCAACGCAGCCATGTGGCAGGCCGGGTTATGGCCCCAGGTCGCGGCGTTGAGCAGGCCCGGAGCCACCGTGGCTACCTTCACCGCGGCCGGGGCGGTGCGCAGGAACCTGGCCGCCGCAGGTTTCAAGGTACTCAAGACCGCCGGTTTCGGGCGCAAGCGTGAACAGCTTTGCGCCGCGCTGGAGAAGCCGGTGGCAATGCCGGCGCCAGCCGGCACCGCGTGGGACATCCCCCGGTCGTGCCTGCCAAGACCGCAGGAGCTGCTGGTAATCGGGGGCGGTCTCGCCGGGTGCCACACCGCCGCCGCCTGCGCCCGGCGCGGCATTCGGGTCACATTGCTGGAACGAGAGGGGATCGCCTCGGCGGCATCGGGCAATGCACAGGGTATTTTGTATACCCGCCTGTCACACCGGCATTCGCCCGCCACCGACTTCGCGCTGGCCAGCTATGGTTTTGCGGCGAGACTTTATCGCCAGATGCTGGAACACGGCGAGCTGCAGCAGGGGCAGCAGGGCGAGCTCTGCGGCTGCCTGCAACAGGTGACTGACAGCAGCGAACTGGCCCGTATGCGACCGGTGCTGGAGTCGCTTGCAAGCCTGGCCCGGGTGGTGGACCCCGTCACCGCCTCCCGACTGGTGGGGGTGAACCAGCCCTGCGCCGGCTACTGGCTGCCGGAAGCGGGCTGGATCCAGCCCGCCGCGCTGTGCCGGGCGTTGCTGCAACATCCGCTGATCACGGTGCTGGCACAGTCTGGCCCGGTGCAGCTGGGTCGCGAGGCCGGCAGCTGGGTGGCGAGCGCGGCTGGCGAGCCACTGGCGCGCGCCAGCCACGCAGTCGTTGCCGCAGGCCAGCACAGCGCTGCATTCCATGGACTGGACTGGCTGCCACTGCGGATGATCCGCGGCCAGACCACCCAGCTGCCACCGGATCCGGTGCGGGCCAGGCTGCGGGCCGTGCTCTGCCACAGCGGCTATATTGCGCCGGCCAATGCCGCTGGCCAGTGCGTCGGCGCCACCTTTGGCCTGGATGATCCGGACCCGGCACCACGCACCGCGGACCAGAGTCACAACCTGCAGGCCCTCGCCAAAGCCCTGCCCGACTGGGAAACACAATTGGCGGAGCTGGACCGCGGCGCCCTGCCCGCCCGCGTGGCCTGGCGCTGTGCCAGCCCCGATTATCTGCCCCTGGTGGGGCCAGTGCCGGACCGGGAGGCCTTTGTCCGCGACTACGGTGCGCTGCGCGACAATGCCCGCCAGGCGATTGCCGTGGCTGGAAGCTGTGTTCCCGGGCTGTACCTCAACACCGGGCATGGCTCGCGGGGTCTCACCTCCACCGCCCTGGCCGCGGAATTGCTTGCCGGACAGATCTGCGATGAGCCGCTGCCACTGGAACCCGAGCTGGTACGAGCGCTTGCGCCGGCGCGTTTTCTGATACGGGACCTGAGGAGAAACCGCCTGTGA